The proteins below come from a single Aptenodytes patagonicus chromosome 2, bAptPat1.pri.cur, whole genome shotgun sequence genomic window:
- the DCAF13 gene encoding DDB1- and CUL4-associated factor 13 — MRVKVLSRNPDDYVRETKLDLQRVPRNYDPALHPFEVPREYTRALNATKLERVFAKPFLSSLDGHRDGVNCMAKHPKSLSTVLSGACDGEVKIWNLTKRQCIRTIQAHEGFVRGMCARFCGTSFFTVGDDKTVKQWKMESPEYGEEEEPIHTILGKTVYTGIDHHWKEAVFATCGHQVDIWDEQRTSPMCSLTWGFDSISSVKFNPIETYLLGSCASDRNIVLYDMRKSTPLKKVILNMRTNTLCWNPMEAFVFTAANEDYNLYTFDMRFLESPVTVHMDHVSAVLDVDYSPTGKEFVSASFDKSVRIFPVDKGHSREVYHTKRMQHVITVKWTSDNKYILCGSDEMNIRLWKANASEKLGVLAPREKAAMNYNQKLKEKFQYHPQIRRIAQHRHLPKSIFCQIKEQRIMREARRRKELNRRKHSKPGSMPFVSERKKHIVAVVK; from the exons ATGCGGGTCAAGGTGCTGAGCCGCAACCCCGACGACTACGTCCGCGAGACGAAGCTGGACCTGCAGCGCG TTCCAAGAAACTATGACCCTGCGTTGCATCCATTTGAGGTTCCACGAGAGTACACAAGAGCTCTGAATGCAACAAAGCTAGAACGTGTGTTTGCAAAACCCTTTCTTAGCTCACTTGATGGCCACAGAGATGGAGTTAATTGCATGGCCAAACATCCAAAGAGTTTGTCTACGGTGCTGTCTGGAGCTTGTGATGGAGAG gtTAAAATTTGGAACTTGACCAAACGACAGTGTATTCGTACTATACAAGCCCATGAAGGCTTTGTTCGAGGCATGTGTGCTCGTTTCTGTGGTACATCATTCTTTACT GTTGGTGATGACAAAACTGTGAAGCAGTGGAAAATGGAGAGCCCGGAATATGGAGAAGAAGAAGAACCTATTCATACAATTCTTGGAAAG acagtgTATACAGGAATTGATCATCACTGGAAGGAAGCTGTTTTTGCCACCTGTGGCCATCAAGTGGACATTTGGGATGAGCAAAGGACAAGTCCTATGTGTTCTCTGACATGGGGTTTTGATAGCATAAGCAGTGTAAAATTTAATCCCATTGAG acataCCTTTTGGGAAGCTGTGCTTCCGACAGAAATATTGTGCTGTACGATATGAGAAAATCAACTCCACTAAAGAAg GTTATCTTGAACATGAGGACAAATACGCTGTGTTGGAACCCCATGGAAGCTTTCGTTTTTACTGCAGCAAATGAAGATTACAA cttaTATACTTTTGATATGCGCTTTCTTGAATCACCTGTGACGGTGCATATGGATCACGTGTCTGCTGTTCTTGATGTGGATTATTCACCCACTGGGAAAGAATTTGTCTCTGCCAGCTTTGATAAGTCAGTCCGCATTTTTCCTGTAGACAAAGGTCACAGCAG GGAGGTATATCATACAAAACGAATGCAGCACGTCATCACTGTAAAATGGACTTCAGATAACAAATATATTCTGTGTGGCTCAGATGAGATGAATATTCGTCTGTGGAAAGCTAATGCTTCTGAAAAACTGGGAGTG CTTGCACCACGAGAGAAGGCAGCTATGAATTACAATCAGAAGCTGAAGGAGAAGTTCCAGTATCACCCACAGATCAGACGCATAGCTCAACACCGTCACTTGCCTAAAAGTATATTTTGCCAAATCAAGGAGCAACGTATCATGAGAGAAGCTCGTCGGCGAAA